A part of Patescibacteria group bacterium genomic DNA contains:
- a CDS encoding L-tyrosine/L-tryptophan isonitrile synthase family protein, producing MRKGKIEEWVKGLEMKNGRLSVDRIPSKHLRSIREAIEENQRFFWVPNKLAGTRKGEIRRIWRQIQFFQKHGDRDIDKATKRVHYLNKIEEFVGEGEPIKIIFIAWPFKNYKNPLKTNRRTPDLGELIFVQRLLQINEAVKTEYPPGIEWTVLAEGEAYRGLLGASKEDVALYLETMKRFIKLLGGEKIIKIKDLKKAIEGPEFNERYQKSLENLRRLKEGRTGEEWFRYRSQIDPFVEVMFWSQDVTKIPLKDLIVIYYGDHYIDMTSRHRELRAFLRDRAKEIAWKYVAFNEAKTEIIAKRFPQHLYFSITYKPERFCFRIPTVRPPHHGIPVVIPKGPVEITHLATLLIRILLGYREVVAVYVDDDQEDQPFYYKPKEADVN from the coding sequence ATGAGAAAAGGAAAAATAGAAGAATGGGTAAAAGGGTTAGAAATGAAAAACGGAAGACTGTCGGTGGACAGGATACCAAGCAAACACCTTAGATCGATTAGGGAGGCGATAGAAGAAAACCAGCGCTTTTTCTGGGTTCCTAATAAATTAGCAGGAACTAGGAAAGGAGAAATTAGAAGAATCTGGAGACAAATTCAGTTCTTTCAGAAACACGGAGACCGAGACATTGACAAGGCAACAAAAAGAGTTCACTATCTAAATAAGATTGAGGAATTCGTCGGAGAAGGAGAACCAATCAAGATAATTTTTATAGCCTGGCCATTTAAGAACTACAAAAATCCATTAAAAACCAACCGGAGAACGCCTGATCTGGGAGAGCTAATCTTTGTTCAAAGACTTTTACAGATAAACGAAGCTGTCAAAACTGAATATCCACCCGGGATAGAATGGACTGTACTTGCAGAAGGGGAAGCATATCGAGGTTTACTTGGGGCATCAAAAGAAGATGTGGCTTTGTACCTAGAGACAATGAAAAGATTCATTAAACTTCTTGGAGGAGAAAAGATAATAAAGATCAAAGATCTCAAAAAAGCAATAGAAGGACCCGAATTTAATGAGAGATATCAAAAATCTTTAGAAAATCTGAGACGACTAAAGGAAGGAAGAACTGGAGAAGAGTGGTTTAGATACCGATCCCAGATAGACCCCTTTGTGGAGGTAATGTTCTGGTCCCAAGATGTAACCAAGATTCCATTAAAAGATCTTATAGTTATCTATTATGGGGATCATTATATAGATATGACTTCTCGCCATAGAGAACTAAGAGCGTTTTTAAGGGATCGAGCAAAAGAAATAGCATGGAAATATGTAGCATTTAACGAAGCGAAAACCGAAATAATAGCTAAGCGATTTCCTCAGCACTTATATTTCAGCATCACTTATAAACCAGAGAGGTTTTGCTTTAGAATACCAACAGTGCGTCCTCCTCATCATGGGATACCTGTGGTAATACCAAAGGGACCAGTCGAGATTACTCATTTAGCAACGCTATTAATACGAATCCTATTAGGGTATAGAGAAGTCGTAGCAGTCTATGTTGACGATGATCAAGAAGACCAACCCTTTTACTACAAACCCAAGGAGGCTGATGTCAATTAA